From Longimicrobiaceae bacterium, a single genomic window includes:
- a CDS encoding ATP-binding protein yields the protein MTDPSPPRSPTRDAEETFRRFVLVGAGAALAWAPVWFLSGVPQVGAALLLAAAVISGAYAARARVGHRLARHLAVATAVAVVLGVVGVTGGINGTRGAWVFVLPVAVVLPLRVRAAAAWGAIVVAAVAGLWVLELRGFPFPDLVPAGNRERVGAAVHVSVLALILLLSLIYARTRAATVHSLHAANCALQAASADRERRAGRLAVLNDVARILASERSPDRLYRAFYVQVGRVLRRDAFYVALWDGSSGTIRYPLMYDEGVEYPGHQDPLGDGPTSRAIRERRTVAWSDRDSAGGALWGNTARPARAAIHAPMVKDGRVLGVLAVFSYAEPYSDEDVRLFESLADQAAVAVENAVLYRLASDSEARFREVLAAIERMVGHAVVITDLAGRIEHAAGTEHVHGYAPAELVGEHVSFLGRNVPAAARITDEFLAATAAGEPWTRVVQATRRSGENFPILISASPYHETGGGRRGVVTIGVDLTEQMEGQRRLMQSAKLAAIGELVAGVAHELNNPLTVVKVTASLLERELEGEAAADARAIREHADRAARIVRGLLHFARQTPPERAPTDLNEVAGRVCRFREAGLRAQHVALETRFAPDLPRTLADGPQLEQVLLNLLLNAEQSIASGRGRGRIVVSTEAEGGVLRLCVSDNGPGMPEEVRARVFEPFFTTRGVGEGTGLGLAVSHGIVAEHGGTIRVRSEPGRGAEFTMEIPLLRVPDEADGAPAPPPPDAPARAPLRVLVVDDEPELRRILRRYLEARGHRVDEAASGAEALERVAAASYDALVLDLKMPEMPGDELFRLLRERHPETTARVVFATGDVISPARRSFLEGTGRPAFEKPYDLAELARAVEENAATDASTPR from the coding sequence CCCGGCACCTTGCGGTGGCGACGGCCGTGGCGGTGGTGCTCGGCGTGGTGGGGGTGACCGGGGGGATCAACGGGACGCGAGGGGCCTGGGTGTTCGTGCTCCCCGTGGCGGTGGTGCTCCCGCTCCGCGTGCGCGCGGCCGCGGCGTGGGGGGCCATCGTGGTCGCGGCGGTGGCGGGGCTGTGGGTGCTGGAGCTGCGCGGCTTCCCCTTCCCGGACCTGGTCCCCGCCGGGAACCGGGAGCGGGTCGGGGCGGCGGTGCACGTCAGCGTGCTGGCGCTGATCCTCCTCCTCTCCCTCATCTATGCCCGGACCCGCGCCGCCACCGTGCACAGCCTGCACGCCGCCAACTGCGCCCTGCAGGCGGCCTCCGCCGACCGGGAGCGCAGGGCGGGCCGGCTGGCGGTGCTCAACGACGTGGCGCGCATCCTCGCCTCCGAGCGCTCCCCCGACCGCCTCTACCGCGCCTTCTACGTGCAGGTGGGACGCGTGCTGCGCCGCGACGCCTTCTACGTCGCCCTCTGGGACGGGTCCTCCGGGACGATCCGCTACCCGCTGATGTACGACGAGGGGGTCGAGTACCCCGGGCACCAGGACCCGCTCGGCGACGGACCCACGAGCCGCGCCATCCGTGAGCGCCGCACCGTGGCCTGGTCGGACCGGGACTCCGCCGGGGGCGCCCTGTGGGGGAACACCGCCCGCCCCGCCCGCGCCGCCATCCACGCGCCCATGGTCAAGGACGGGCGGGTGCTGGGGGTGCTGGCGGTGTTCAGCTACGCCGAGCCGTACTCGGACGAGGACGTGCGGCTCTTCGAGTCGCTCGCCGACCAGGCCGCCGTGGCGGTGGAGAACGCCGTGCTGTACCGGCTGGCGAGCGACTCCGAGGCCCGTTTCCGCGAGGTGCTCGCCGCCATCGAGCGCATGGTGGGGCACGCCGTGGTCATCACCGACCTGGCCGGGCGCATCGAGCACGCCGCGGGGACGGAGCACGTCCACGGCTACGCCCCCGCCGAGCTGGTGGGGGAGCACGTCTCCTTCCTGGGGCGCAACGTCCCCGCGGCCGCGCGGATCACCGACGAGTTCCTGGCCGCCACCGCCGCCGGGGAGCCGTGGACGCGCGTGGTGCAGGCCACCCGCAGGAGCGGGGAGAACTTCCCCATCCTGATCTCCGCTTCGCCGTACCACGAGACCGGCGGCGGGCGCAGGGGGGTGGTCACCATCGGGGTGGACCTCACCGAGCAGATGGAGGGGCAGCGCCGGCTCATGCAGTCCGCCAAGCTGGCCGCCATCGGCGAGCTGGTGGCGGGGGTCGCGCACGAGCTGAACAACCCCCTCACGGTGGTCAAGGTGACCGCCTCGCTCCTGGAGCGCGAGCTGGAGGGGGAGGCGGCGGCCGACGCCCGCGCCATCCGCGAGCACGCCGACCGCGCCGCCCGCATCGTCCGGGGGCTGCTGCACTTCGCCCGGCAGACGCCGCCCGAGCGCGCCCCCACCGACCTGAACGAGGTGGCCGGCCGGGTCTGCCGATTCCGCGAGGCGGGGCTCCGCGCCCAGCACGTGGCCCTGGAGACCCGCTTCGCCCCGGACCTCCCCCGTACCCTGGCGGACGGCCCGCAGCTGGAGCAGGTGCTCCTGAACCTCCTCCTCAACGCCGAGCAGTCCATCGCCTCGGGCCGGGGGCGCGGCCGCATCGTGGTGAGCACCGAAGCCGAGGGCGGCGTGCTCCGGCTCTGCGTGAGCGACAACGGCCCCGGGATGCCGGAGGAGGTCCGCGCCCGGGTCTTCGAGCCGTTCTTCACCACGCGCGGCGTGGGCGAAGGGACCGGGCTGGGGCTGGCCGTCTCCCACGGGATCGTCGCGGAGCACGGCGGCACCATCCGGGTCCGCTCCGAGCCCGGCCGAGGCGCGGAGTTCACGATGGAGATCCCCCTGCTCCGGGTGCCGGACGAGGCGGACGGCGCACCCGCCCCACCCCCGCCGGACGCGCCCGCCCGCGCGCCGCTGCGCGTGCTGGTGGTGGACGACGAGCCGGAGCTGCGCCGCATCCTCCGGCGCTACCTGGAGGCCCGCGGGCACCGGGTGGACGAGGCCGCCTCCGGCGCCGAGGCGCTGGAGCGCGTCGCCGCGGCCTCGTACGACGCGCTGGTGCTGGACCTCAAGATGCCGGAGATGCCCGGAGACGAGCTGTTCCGCCTCCTCCGCGAGCGCCACCCGGAGACCACCGCGCGCGTGGTGTTCGCCACCGGGGACGTGATCTCCCCCGCCCGGCGGTCCTTCCTGGAGGGCACCGGCCGCCCCGCCTTCGAGAAGCCGTACGACCTGGCGGAGCTGGCCCGCGCCGTGGAGGAGAACGCCGCCACCGACGCTTCCACGCCGCGTTAG